A portion of the Juglans microcarpa x Juglans regia isolate MS1-56 chromosome 1D, Jm3101_v1.0, whole genome shotgun sequence genome contains these proteins:
- the LOC121266471 gene encoding uncharacterized protein LOC121266471 — protein sequence MTLAQKYNDYYYLLHCKYLEYDTHEAAISGWTKLLDKAVWQCLCERWGSEEFKNLSRRNKHNWSNQRINHTGGRKSFVRIMEEKREQASNYVAFYKEVHWSTKNGRFVTEAAERNYNMMVELLNEIPPEDAGDDNANVVFNEVLGSQSGYVRGLGHLVISEPSESLMSNRKFIRLRKENEKNKAEAEGFKRKLESFMIDVTKIQACFDEFDRLNSRVTELELQREFQRETQGDA from the exons ATGACACTTGctcaaaaatataatgattattACTACCTACTGCACTGCAAGTACTTGGAGTATGATACACATGAAGCTGCAATTTCTGGATGGACAAAGTTGCTGGACAAAGCCGTTTGGCAATGTTTGTGTGAGAGATGGGGGAGTGAAGAGTTTAAG AACCTATCAAGGCGGAACAAACATAATTGGTCCAATCAAAGGATAAATCACACGGGTGGCAGGAAGTCTTTTGTTAGGATAATGGAGGAAAAG CGAGAACAAGCTTCGAATTATGTTGCTTTTTATAAAGAGGTGCATTGGTCTACAAAGAATGGGAGATTTGTCACTGAAGCTGCTGAGCGGAATTAC AATATGATGGTGGAGCTGTTGAATGAGATTCCACCAGAAGATGCAGGGGATGATAATGCAAATGTTGTGTtcaatgaggttttgggatctcAATCGGGCTATGTTAGAGGGTTAGGCCACTTAGTTATATCTGAACCATCTGAATCATTGATGTCCAATAGGAAGTTTATACGACTTAGGAAGGAGAATGAGAAGAACAAGGCTGAGGCGGAAGGCTTCAAGAGGAAACTTGAGTCATTTATGATTGATGTCACAAAAATACAAGCTTGTTTTGATGAATTTGACAGGCTGAATAGCCGTGTTACAGAATTAGAGTTACAGAGGGAGTTTCAACGGGAGACTCAGGGAGATGCCTAG
- the LOC121266446 gene encoding protein NRT1/ PTR FAMILY 5.2-like isoform X2, giving the protein MAYYGISSNMIIYLTEKLRQGTVTSANNVTNWAGTIWMTPILGAYVADAHLGRYWTFVIASIIYISGMSLLTLSVSVSSLKPPRCLEADLENCKKASTLQLAVFYGSLYTLAVGTGGTKPNISTIGADQFDDFDPKEKAHKLSFFNWWMFSIFSGTLFANTVLVYIQDNVGWSLGYGLPTTGLAISIVIFLAGTPFYRHKVPSGSPFTRMAKVIVAAIRKSHVSVPNDPKELYELDLEEYTRKGKFRIDSTPTLRFLTKASVKTGSTSPWMLCSVTQVEETKQMLRMIPILVAMLVPSTMGAQINTLFIKQGTTLDRSIGSFKIPPASLAGFVTISMLISVVLYDRYFVKIMQRWTKIPRGITLLQRMGIGLVFHIIIMIIASLTERYRLRVAKEHGLVENGGQVPLTIFILIPQFVLMGTADAFLEVAKIEFFYDQAPESMKSLGTSYAMTTLGIGNFLSSFLLSTVSDITKAHGHHGWILNNINASHLDYYYAFFVILSILNLIFFLIVIKFYVYKAEISDSIKVLTEELKGTTVKVVNQ; this is encoded by the exons ATGGCTTATTACGGTATATCTTCCAATATGATCATATATTTAACAGAGAAGTTGCGTCAGGGCACAGTCACCTCTGCCAACAATGTTACCAATTGGGCTGGAACTATTTGGATGACCCCAATTTTAGGTGCTTACGTCGCTGATGCTCATCTCGGCCGATACTGGACGTTTGTCATTGCCTCCATTATTTACATCTCG GGAATGTCACTGCTAACATTGTCAGTTTCAGTCTCTAGCCTAAAACCCCCTCGTTGCTTAGAAGCCGACTTAGAGAACTGCAAGAAGGCCTCGACATTGCAGCTAGCAGTGTTTTACGGTTCTCTATATACCTTAGCCGTGGGAACAGGTGGAACCAAGCCGAACATCTCCACCATCGGGGCTGACCAGTTTGATGATTTCGACCCCAAGGAGAAGGCGCATAAGCTCTCCTTCTTCAACTGGTGGATGTTCAGCATCTTCAGTGGGACGCTCTTTGCCAATACAGTTCTTGTGTACATACAGGACAACGTAGGATGGAGCTTAGGATATGGGCTTCCTACTACTGGACTTGCTATATCCATTGTAATCTTCTTGGCTGGAACACCTTTCTATAGGCACAAGGTGCCCTCAGGGAGTCCCTTCACAAGAATGGCCAAGGTTATTGTGGCTGCTATAAGGAAATCGCATGTGTCTGTACCTAATGATCCTAAAGAGCTCTATGAACTTGACTTGGAGGAGTATACAAGGAAAGGAAAGTTCAGGATTGATTCTACCCCGACCTTAAG ATTCCTTACCAAAGCTTCTGTGAAAACTGGCTCAACTAGTCCATGGATGTTGTGTTCAGTTACACAAGTAGAGGAGACTAAGCAAATGTTACGAATGATCCCAATCTTAGTGGCCATGCTTGTGCCGAGCACAATGGGCGCTCAGATCAATACACTTTTCATCAAGCAGGGTACCACCCTTGATAGAAGCATTGGCAGCTTCAAGATTCCCCCAGCAAGTTTAGCTGGGTTTGTTACCATATCCATGCTTATAAGTGTCGTCCTCTATGATAGGTATTTTGTGAAGATTATGCAGAGGTGGACTAAAATCCCTAGAGGTATCACTCTCCTTCAAAGAATGGGTATCGGCcttgtttttcatattataataatgataatcgCATCTCTAACCGAGAGATACAGACTCAGGGTGGCCAAGGAACATGGATTAGTTGAAAATGGAGGACAAGTTCCTTTgaccatatttattttaattcctcagtTTGTGCTCATGGGAACAGCAGATGCATTTTTAGAGGTTGCGAAGATTGAGTTCTTCTATGACCAAGCTCCAGAGAGCATGAAGAGTCTGGGGACTTCCTATGCCATGACTACTCTAGGAATTGGAAACTTCCTGAGTAGTTTCCTTCTTTCGACAGTTTCTGACATCACCAAGGCGCATGGTCACCATGGATGGATTCTAAACAACATCAATGCTTCTCATCTCGATTACTATTATGCGTTCTTTGTGATACTAAGCATCCTTaacctcattttcttcttgattGTGATTAAGTTCTATGTTTATAAGGCTGAAATTTCGGATTCAATAAAAGTGCTTACAGAAGAATTGAAGGGGACGACAGTCAAGGTTGTAAACCAATAG
- the LOC121266446 gene encoding protein NRT1/ PTR FAMILY 5.2-like isoform X1, producing the protein MAEEAPLALDEYTQDGTVDLRGNPVLRSKRGGWTACWFVVVYEVFERMAYYGISSNMIIYLTEKLRQGTVTSANNVTNWAGTIWMTPILGAYVADAHLGRYWTFVIASIIYISGMSLLTLSVSVSSLKPPRCLEADLENCKKASTLQLAVFYGSLYTLAVGTGGTKPNISTIGADQFDDFDPKEKAHKLSFFNWWMFSIFSGTLFANTVLVYIQDNVGWSLGYGLPTTGLAISIVIFLAGTPFYRHKVPSGSPFTRMAKVIVAAIRKSHVSVPNDPKELYELDLEEYTRKGKFRIDSTPTLRFLTKASVKTGSTSPWMLCSVTQVEETKQMLRMIPILVAMLVPSTMGAQINTLFIKQGTTLDRSIGSFKIPPASLAGFVTISMLISVVLYDRYFVKIMQRWTKIPRGITLLQRMGIGLVFHIIIMIIASLTERYRLRVAKEHGLVENGGQVPLTIFILIPQFVLMGTADAFLEVAKIEFFYDQAPESMKSLGTSYAMTTLGIGNFLSSFLLSTVSDITKAHGHHGWILNNINASHLDYYYAFFVILSILNLIFFLIVIKFYVYKAEISDSIKVLTEELKGTTVKVVNQ; encoded by the exons TATACGAGGTGTTTGAACGCATGGCTTATTACGGTATATCTTCCAATATGATCATATATTTAACAGAGAAGTTGCGTCAGGGCACAGTCACCTCTGCCAACAATGTTACCAATTGGGCTGGAACTATTTGGATGACCCCAATTTTAGGTGCTTACGTCGCTGATGCTCATCTCGGCCGATACTGGACGTTTGTCATTGCCTCCATTATTTACATCTCG GGAATGTCACTGCTAACATTGTCAGTTTCAGTCTCTAGCCTAAAACCCCCTCGTTGCTTAGAAGCCGACTTAGAGAACTGCAAGAAGGCCTCGACATTGCAGCTAGCAGTGTTTTACGGTTCTCTATATACCTTAGCCGTGGGAACAGGTGGAACCAAGCCGAACATCTCCACCATCGGGGCTGACCAGTTTGATGATTTCGACCCCAAGGAGAAGGCGCATAAGCTCTCCTTCTTCAACTGGTGGATGTTCAGCATCTTCAGTGGGACGCTCTTTGCCAATACAGTTCTTGTGTACATACAGGACAACGTAGGATGGAGCTTAGGATATGGGCTTCCTACTACTGGACTTGCTATATCCATTGTAATCTTCTTGGCTGGAACACCTTTCTATAGGCACAAGGTGCCCTCAGGGAGTCCCTTCACAAGAATGGCCAAGGTTATTGTGGCTGCTATAAGGAAATCGCATGTGTCTGTACCTAATGATCCTAAAGAGCTCTATGAACTTGACTTGGAGGAGTATACAAGGAAAGGAAAGTTCAGGATTGATTCTACCCCGACCTTAAG ATTCCTTACCAAAGCTTCTGTGAAAACTGGCTCAACTAGTCCATGGATGTTGTGTTCAGTTACACAAGTAGAGGAGACTAAGCAAATGTTACGAATGATCCCAATCTTAGTGGCCATGCTTGTGCCGAGCACAATGGGCGCTCAGATCAATACACTTTTCATCAAGCAGGGTACCACCCTTGATAGAAGCATTGGCAGCTTCAAGATTCCCCCAGCAAGTTTAGCTGGGTTTGTTACCATATCCATGCTTATAAGTGTCGTCCTCTATGATAGGTATTTTGTGAAGATTATGCAGAGGTGGACTAAAATCCCTAGAGGTATCACTCTCCTTCAAAGAATGGGTATCGGCcttgtttttcatattataataatgataatcgCATCTCTAACCGAGAGATACAGACTCAGGGTGGCCAAGGAACATGGATTAGTTGAAAATGGAGGACAAGTTCCTTTgaccatatttattttaattcctcagtTTGTGCTCATGGGAACAGCAGATGCATTTTTAGAGGTTGCGAAGATTGAGTTCTTCTATGACCAAGCTCCAGAGAGCATGAAGAGTCTGGGGACTTCCTATGCCATGACTACTCTAGGAATTGGAAACTTCCTGAGTAGTTTCCTTCTTTCGACAGTTTCTGACATCACCAAGGCGCATGGTCACCATGGATGGATTCTAAACAACATCAATGCTTCTCATCTCGATTACTATTATGCGTTCTTTGTGATACTAAGCATCCTTaacctcattttcttcttgattGTGATTAAGTTCTATGTTTATAAGGCTGAAATTTCGGATTCAATAAAAGTGCTTACAGAAGAATTGAAGGGGACGACAGTCAAGGTTGTAAACCAATAG
- the LOC121266435 gene encoding protein unc-13 homolog: MGLQSRRESLSSPHVACRPDYREALEADLVWPFGELRGIDRDDIRETAYEIFFTACRSSPGFGGRNALTFYSSNNQECNGEGSGGQKPYGVVMSPTSRVKRALGLKMLKRSPSKRMVSGVGGGGTSAGTNPPSPIAHGSSSLSFTVPQPSRPRRPMTSAEIMRQQMRVTEQSDTRLRKTLMRTLVGHMGRRAETIILPIELLRHLKPPEFNDFHEYHLWQNRQLKILEAGLLLHPSIPLEKSNTSAMRLREIIRAGETTPIDIGKNSDTMRTLANAVASLSWRSPNGTPTDVCHWADGFPLNIHIYIALLQSIFDLKDETLVLDEVDELLELMKKTWSTLGITRPLHNVCFTWVLFQQYVLTAQIEPDLLCASQAMLYLEVANDVKRPNRESAYVKILSSVLTSMQGWAEKRLLNYHDYFQRGNVGQVENLLPLVLSASRILGEDVTITEGAGREEGEITLVDSSGDRLGHYIRSSLKSAFAKIIKTGNIKNMKQEASEALFQLAEETEDLALKEREIFSPVLKRWHPTSAAVAAVTLHNCYGAVLKQYLGGVFELTTETVRVFQRTRKLEKLLVQMVVEDSADCDDGGKAIVREMDPYEVDSIILNLLKRWINERLQKGKEYLQRAKESETWNPKSKSEPYAQSAVELMMLAKETVNDFFEIPIEITQDLVFDLADGLENQFEEYATFVASCGSKQSYIPTLPTLTRCNRGSKFLQLWKKASPCSAGVEELHQNGENEGHRTQSSTSRGTQRLYIRLNTLHYLLAHLHSLDKTISLSSRSVPSARKRFANGRRSNNNSSSYFDLATRSIQAYCQRISEVAAYRLVFHDSNSIFYDSLYVEDVANARIQPTLGILKQNLTLMTTILTDRAQALAIKEVMKASFEAYLMVLLAGGSSRVFFHSDHEIIEEDFKALKQVFCACGEGLIAEEVVEREAEIAEGVIALMGLCTEQLIEDFSIVTCETSGIGVLGSGQNLPMPPTTGRWNRADPNTILRVLCHRSDAVANKFLKRTFQLAKRR; encoded by the exons ATGGGCCTCCAGTCGCGTCGTGAGTCTCTATCCTCACCCCACGTAGCCTGCAGGCCCGACTACCGCGAGGCCCTTGAGGCTGACCTTGTGTGGCCCTTCGGCGAGCTTCGTGGCATTGACCGCGACGACATCCGGGAAACTGCATACGAGATATTCTTCACTGCGTGTCGGTCATCCCCGGGATTCGGAGGTCGTAATGCGCTCACGTTCTACTCCTCGAATAACCAAGAGTGCAACGGGGAAGGGTCCGGGGGCCAGAAGCCGTATGGGGTGGTGATGAGCCCGACGAGCCGGGTGAAGCGGGCACTCGGGTTGAAGATGCTAAAACGGTCACCGTCGAAGAGGATGGTGTCGGGTGTGGGGGGAGGTGGCACCTCTGCTGGGACGAACCCTCCGTCACCTATAGCGCACGGGAGCAGCTCCTTGTCGTTCACGGTGCCACAGCCGTCGAGGCCGAGACGGCCAATGACATCAGCGGAGATCATGAGGCAGCAGATGCGGGTGACGGAGCAGAGCGATACCCGGCTTCGGAAGACGCTAATGCGGACCCTCGTTGGCCAC ATGGGTAGACGTGCAGAGACAATAATTCTCCCAATAGAGCTCCTTCGCCATCTAAAGCCACCCGAATTCAATGATTTCCATGAGTACCATCTCTGGCAAAACCGGCAGCTTAAAATCCTCGAGGCAGGGCTTCTCCTCCACCCTTCAATCCCTCTAGAAAAGTCAAACACCTCTGCCATGCGTCTAAGGGAGATTATCAGAGCTGGAGAGACGACACCAATAGACATCGGGAAGAATTCCGACACCATGAGAACACTTGCCAATGCCGTGGCTTCGTTATCATGGCGAAGTCCAAATGGAACTCCCACAGATGTTTGCCACTGGGCTGATGGATTCCCTCTCAACATCCACATCTACATTGCTCTTCTTCAATCAATCTTTGACCTTAAGGATGAGACACTAGTCCTTGACGAGGTTGATGAGCTTCTAGAGCTAATGAAGAAGACGTGGTCAACATTGGGAATCACTCGACCTCTGCACAATGTGTGTTTTACTTGGGTGCTATTTCAACAGTATGTTTTGACTGCACAGATAGAACCAGACCTTCTTTGTGCTTCCCAGGCTATGCTGTACTTAGAAGTAGCAAATGATGTCAAGAGACCAAACCGAGAGTCCGCATATGTCAAGATCCTATCCTCAGTATTGACTTCGATGCAAGGGTGGGCAGAGAAGAGATTGCTTAATTACCATGACTATTTCCAGCGGGGAAATGTTGGCCAAGTTGAAAACCTTCTTCCTTTGGTGTTATCGGCCTCAAGGATTTTAGGGGAAGATGTTACAATCACGGAAGGGGCAGGACGAGAGGAAGGAGAGATAACTTTGGTGGATTCGTCTGGGGATCGTCTTGGCCACTATATTCGGTCATCCTTGAAAAGCGCATTTGCCAAG ATAATCAAAACTGGgaacataaaaaatatgaaacaagAAGCAAGCGAGGCTCTATTTCAATTAGCCGAGGAAACTGAAGATTTAGCATTGAAGGAGAGGGAAATCTTCAGTCCAGTACTTAAAAGATGGCACCCAACTTCAGCTGCAGTTGCTGCCGTGACGTTGCATAATTGCTATGGGGCTGTGTTGAAACAATATTTAGGCGGGGTGTTCGAGCTCACGACTGAGACAGTCAGGGTATTTCAGAGGACGAGAAAACTGGAAAAGCTATTGGTCCAAATGGTTGTTGAAGACTCAGCTGACTGTGATGATGGGGGCAAAGCAATAGTACGAGAGATGGATCCATATGAAGTTGATTCAATCATATTGAACCTCTTGAAAAGATGGATCAACGAGAGGTTGCAGAAAGGGAAAGAGTATCTCCAACGAGCAAAAGAATCCGAA ACATGGAATCCGAAGTCCAAGTCAGAGCCGTATGCGCAATCAGCTGTCGAGTTAATGATGTTAGCCAAGGAAACTGTAAATGACTTCTTTGAAATCCCAATAGAAATTACGCAAGATTTAGTCTTTGATCTTGCAGATGGTTTGGAGAATCAGTTCGAGGAATATGCTACATTTGTTGCATCATGTG GTTCAAAACAGAGCTATATCCCCACACTTCCTACTCTGACTAGATGCAATCGAGGCTCAAAGTTCCTTCAGTTGTGGAAGAAAGCTAGCCCATGCAGTGCTGGTGTCGAGGAGTTGCaccaaaatggagaaaatgaagGTCACCGTACTCAATCATCAACAAGCCGAGGAACACAACGCCTCTACATCCGCCTTAACACCCTGCATTATCTTCTTGCCCACCTTCATTCCCTTGACAAAACCATCTCCCTCTCCTCGCGATCGGTTCCTTCAGCTCGAAAACGTTTCGCCAATGGCCGAAGGTCCAATAACAATTCCTCTTCATACTTTGATCTTGCAACCAGATCCATCCAAGCATATTGCCAACGTATCTCAGAAGTAGCTGCTTACCGCCTCGTCTTCCACGACTCAAACTCTATATTCTATGATAGTCTCTATGTCGAAGATGTAGCCAATGCACGGATTCAACCAACATTGGGCATTCTCAAGCAGAATCTCACTCTTATGACTACAATTCTCACAGACCGAGCCCAAGCCCTGGCAATAAAAGAAGTCATGAAGGCCTCGTTCGAGGCATACCTTATGGTCTTGCTTGCTGGAGGAAGCTCTCGGGTTTTCTTTCATTCTGATCACGAGATAATAGAGGAGGATTTCAAGGCGTTGAAGCAGGTTTTCTGCGCTTGCGGAGAAGGATTGATAGCAGAGGAAGTAGTGGAGAGGGAGGCCGAGATTGCGGAAGGGGTAATAGCATTGATGGGTCTGTGCACAGAACAACTGATTGAAGATTTTAGCATTGTGACTTGTGAAACGAGTGGGATTGGAGTTTTGGGTTCAGGGCAAAATTTACCGATGCCTCCAACAACTGGAAGGTGGAATAGAGCGGATCCAAACACAATACTGAGGGTGTTATGCCATAGGAGTGATGCAGTAGCAAATAAGTTCTTGAAGAGGACATTCCAATTAGCTAAAAGGAGATGA